The Alkalibaculum bacchi genome includes a region encoding these proteins:
- a CDS encoding type II toxin-antitoxin system PemK/MazF family toxin, translated as MNVKRGDVYYADLSPVIGSEQGGVRPVLVLQNNVGNKYSPTIIISAITSQINKSKLPTHIEINATEFGLSKDSVVLLEQIRTIDKKRLREKIGHLDDELMNQVNEALQISFGMANF; from the coding sequence GTGAATGTCAAACGAGGAGACGTTTATTATGCAGATTTAAGCCCAGTAATAGGGTCTGAACAAGGAGGCGTAAGACCTGTGCTTGTTCTACAAAATAACGTTGGCAACAAGTATAGCCCTACAATTATTATTTCGGCTATAACATCTCAAATTAATAAGTCAAAGTTACCTACTCATATAGAAATCAACGCTACTGAATTCGGTCTAAGCAAAGATTCTGTTGTTTTGCTTGAACAGATTAGGACAATAGATAAGAAGAGACTAAGAGAAAAAATTGGTCACTTAGACGATGAATTAATGAATCAAGTAAATGAAGCCTTACAAATCAGTTTTGGAATGGCAAATTTCTAA
- a CDS encoding YitT family protein produces MTNNFKRISKLLLDYFGISIGCMIMAVAFNSFFVPARIAPGGFSGLAAVIYHFTNFPIGITTLVLTIPLFIISIKLLGAKFGAKSFYGTIFFSLCIDFIVKSPQLTDDLFLSSVFGGILLGIGIGIIFRFGGTTGGTDLLAALMHHYFRTISVSTWLLIVDSIVVAIAGIAFQDIEVALYSILTIYINMRLMDVIQEGISNTKAFYIISKNSTEIAYRIMKDLDRGVTTLRGKGAYTNEDRDVLLCVVNRAEVFQLKDIVRSIDPNAFVILADVHEVIGEGFKNID; encoded by the coding sequence ATGACCAATAACTTTAAAAGGATAAGCAAATTATTGTTAGACTATTTTGGGATATCTATTGGCTGCATGATTATGGCGGTAGCCTTTAATTCGTTTTTCGTACCTGCGAGGATTGCTCCTGGGGGCTTTAGTGGTTTAGCAGCAGTAATATATCATTTTACAAATTTCCCTATTGGTATCACTACCCTTGTCTTAACGATTCCACTATTTATTATTTCCATTAAATTATTAGGAGCAAAATTTGGTGCAAAAAGTTTCTATGGTACAATTTTCTTTTCATTATGTATTGACTTTATTGTAAAATCACCTCAATTGACAGATGATTTGTTTTTATCTTCTGTTTTTGGGGGTATCTTGCTGGGAATAGGAATAGGTATTATTTTTCGATTTGGTGGAACTACTGGAGGAACAGATCTGCTTGCCGCGCTTATGCATCATTATTTTAGAACAATATCTGTTTCTACTTGGTTGCTCATAGTAGACTCTATAGTTGTAGCTATAGCAGGAATTGCATTTCAAGATATTGAGGTTGCACTATATTCTATTTTGACAATCTACATTAATATGCGATTAATGGACGTAATACAAGAAGGTATAAGTAATACAAAAGCCTTCTACATTATCTCAAAGAATTCTACAGAAATCGCATACAGGATTATGAAGGATTTAGATAGAGGTGTTACTACTTTAAGAGGTAAAGGCGCATACACTAATGAGGATAGAGATGTACTCCTTTGCGTAGTAAATCGAGCAGAGGTCTTTCAGTTAAAAGATATCGTTCGCTCTATTGATCCAAATGCTTTTGTTATATTAGCTGACGTCCATGAGGTCATAGGCGAAGGCTTTAAAAATATAGATTAA
- a CDS encoding transketolase, which translates to MADLKAIATNIRQSIIKEIANAASGHPGGSLSGVEILTLLYFEVMNIDPKDPKKAGRDKFVLSKGHASPLLYATLAERGFFEKEELLTFRKIDSRLQGHPDMKNVPGVDMSTGSLGQGLSAAVGMAIANKLDGNDAKVYALLGDGELAEGMIWEAAMSASHYNLDNLIAFVDYNGLQIDGRCCDVMNSDPIDGKFAAFNWNVINVEDGHDFDQIREALGKVVEGKPNVLVCKTIKGKGVSFMEDQAGWHGSAPNEEQTKQALAELGGTL; encoded by the coding sequence ATGGCAGATTTAAAAGCTATTGCAACAAATATTAGACAAAGTATTATTAAAGAAATAGCAAATGCTGCATCAGGACATCCAGGTGGGTCTTTATCTGGAGTAGAAATCTTAACATTACTATACTTTGAAGTAATGAATATTGACCCAAAAGATCCTAAAAAAGCTGGTAGAGATAAATTCGTTCTTTCAAAAGGACATGCTTCACCTTTGCTATATGCAACTTTAGCAGAAAGAGGTTTTTTTGAAAAAGAAGAATTACTTACTTTCAGAAAAATCGACAGCAGACTACAAGGACATCCTGATATGAAAAACGTACCAGGTGTGGACATGTCTACTGGTTCTTTAGGGCAAGGTTTATCAGCTGCAGTAGGAATGGCTATTGCAAACAAATTAGATGGTAATGACGCAAAAGTATATGCTCTATTAGGGGATGGAGAATTAGCTGAAGGCATGATTTGGGAAGCTGCAATGTCAGCAAGCCATTACAATTTAGATAATCTTATAGCATTTGTAGATTACAATGGTCTTCAAATTGACGGAAGATGCTGCGATGTAATGAATTCTGATCCAATCGATGGAAAATTCGCTGCCTTTAACTGGAATGTAATCAATGTAGAAGATGGTCATGATTTTGATCAAATTCGCGAAGCTTTAGGCAAAGTTGTAGAAGGAAAACCAAATGTATTAGTGTGCAAAACCATAAAAGGTAAAGGTGTATCCTTCATGGAAGATCAAGCTGGTTGGCATGGTTCAGCTCCAAATGAAGAACAAACAAAACAAGCGTTAGCAGAGTTAGGAGGCACACTATGA
- a CDS encoding transketolase family protein, whose protein sequence is MSNQVATRVAYGNTLAKLGETNKDIVVLDADLSKSTNTATFCDKTPDRHFNCGIAEQNMLGIAAGLAASGKIPFASTFAVFGAGRAFEIIRNSICYPKLNVKIAVTHAGLTVGEDGATHQSIEDIAIMRSLPNLIVLCPADGVETEKMINEAAKYDGPVYIRLGRPNLPIVLDENYEFEIGKSVELRQGNDVTLIAVGIMVAEALKAAEELEKEGISARVINMSSIKPIDEDAIVKAAQETGAIVTAEEHSIIGGLGSAVADVLVNGTFAPLEKVGVQDTFGESGKPNELLEKYGLTASNIVQAAKKVISRK, encoded by the coding sequence ATGAGTAATCAAGTAGCTACTAGAGTAGCATACGGAAATACACTTGCAAAACTTGGAGAAACAAACAAGGATATAGTCGTTTTAGATGCAGATTTATCAAAATCTACAAATACAGCTACTTTCTGCGATAAAACTCCTGATAGACATTTCAACTGTGGTATTGCAGAACAAAATATGCTTGGTATAGCCGCAGGACTTGCAGCATCAGGAAAGATTCCTTTTGCATCAACTTTTGCAGTATTTGGAGCAGGAAGAGCTTTTGAGATTATTCGAAATTCTATTTGCTATCCAAAATTAAATGTTAAAATAGCCGTTACTCATGCAGGACTTACAGTTGGAGAAGATGGTGCAACTCATCAGTCTATCGAAGATATTGCTATTATGAGAAGTCTTCCAAACTTAATTGTACTTTGCCCAGCTGATGGAGTTGAAACAGAAAAGATGATCAATGAAGCTGCAAAATATGATGGACCTGTTTACATAAGATTAGGAAGACCAAACTTGCCAATCGTATTAGATGAAAACTATGAATTCGAAATTGGAAAATCTGTAGAATTACGCCAGGGAAATGATGTTACACTTATAGCAGTAGGTATTATGGTTGCAGAAGCCTTAAAAGCTGCTGAAGAATTAGAAAAAGAAGGCATCTCTGCTCGAGTAATAAACATGAGCTCTATTAAGCCAATTGATGAAGACGCTATTGTAAAAGCTGCTCAAGAGACAGGTGCTATCGTTACAGCTGAAGAGCACAGCATTATTGGCGGGCTTGGATCTGCTGTTGCAGATGTATTAGTAAATGGTACCTTCGCACCACTAGAAAAAGTAGGTGTACAAGATACCTTTGGCGAATCCGGAAAACCAAATGAATTATTAGAAAAATATGGTTTAACAGCAAGTAATATCGTACAAGCTGCTAAAAAAGTAATAAGTAGAAAATAG
- a CDS encoding CTP synthase: MSTKYIFVTGGVVSSLGKGITAASLGRLLKDRGLKVSIQKFDPYLNYDPGTMSPYQHGEVFVTDDGAETDLDLGHYERFIDVNLSKWSNVTTGKIYWSVISKERKGDYLGGTVQVIPHITNEIKENILKVGQETSTDVVITEIGGTVGDIESLPFLEAIRQLQNDLGHKNVIFIHVTLLPYLNMAGELKTKPTQHSVKELTGLGIQPDIIILRSEKEVNDDIKEKISLFCNIESRAVIQNADAEELYEVPLLLEKEGLANLVCEKLSIKCGQVDSSDWISMVEKSKNLKDKVKIALVGKYVELHDAYLSVVEALKHGGIANDCEVEIKWVHSEEIKEDNVKEVFKDVNGIIVPGGFGHRGVEGKILAAKYARLNKVPYLGLCLGMQIAVIEFARNVVGLKGAHSSELDPNTPYPVIDLMQDQKDIDDKGGTMRLGLYPCQLKEGSKSYESYGKPIIDERHRHRYEVNNEYREVLEEKGMMISGVSPDGKLVEMIELKDHPWFVATQAHPEFKSRPNKAHPLFREFVKSAKNNRQ, translated from the coding sequence ATGAGTACCAAGTATATTTTTGTAACTGGCGGCGTGGTCTCCTCACTGGGAAAAGGTATTACTGCAGCTTCATTGGGCAGATTGTTAAAAGATAGAGGTTTAAAGGTATCTATTCAGAAATTTGATCCTTATTTAAATTATGACCCAGGTACGATGAGCCCTTATCAACATGGTGAAGTATTTGTAACAGATGATGGTGCAGAAACAGATTTAGATTTAGGTCATTATGAGAGATTTATCGATGTAAATTTATCAAAATGGAGTAATGTGACCACTGGAAAAATATACTGGTCTGTTATTTCTAAAGAGAGAAAAGGGGATTATTTAGGAGGAACGGTCCAAGTTATCCCTCATATTACAAATGAAATTAAAGAAAATATCTTAAAAGTTGGACAAGAAACTTCAACAGATGTAGTTATCACTGAAATTGGCGGTACGGTTGGTGATATTGAAAGTCTTCCTTTTCTTGAAGCAATTCGACAATTGCAAAATGATTTAGGACATAAAAATGTAATTTTTATACATGTAACATTACTACCTTATTTAAATATGGCTGGAGAGTTAAAAACAAAGCCAACTCAGCATAGTGTAAAAGAGTTGACAGGGCTAGGAATTCAACCAGATATTATTATTTTGCGCTCTGAAAAAGAAGTAAATGATGATATTAAAGAAAAGATAAGCTTATTCTGCAATATTGAATCAAGAGCAGTAATCCAAAATGCAGATGCAGAGGAATTATACGAGGTTCCTTTACTACTTGAAAAAGAAGGACTAGCTAATTTAGTATGTGAAAAACTATCTATTAAATGTGGTCAAGTAGACTCTAGCGATTGGATCTCTATGGTTGAAAAATCAAAAAATTTAAAAGATAAAGTAAAAATAGCATTAGTTGGTAAGTATGTTGAATTACATGATGCTTATCTTTCTGTTGTAGAGGCTTTAAAACACGGTGGAATTGCAAATGACTGTGAAGTAGAGATCAAATGGGTCCACTCTGAAGAGATAAAAGAAGACAATGTAAAAGAAGTATTTAAAGATGTTAACGGAATTATCGTACCAGGTGGCTTTGGGCATAGAGGCGTAGAAGGCAAAATCCTAGCAGCCAAGTATGCTAGACTAAACAAAGTACCTTATTTAGGATTATGCTTAGGCATGCAAATCGCTGTTATTGAATTTGCTCGAAATGTAGTAGGATTAAAAGGTGCCCATAGTTCAGAACTAGATCCGAATACACCATATCCTGTTATTGACCTTATGCAAGATCAAAAGGACATTGATGATAAAGGTGGTACAATGAGGCTTGGACTTTATCCGTGTCAGTTAAAAGAAGGCTCAAAGTCCTATGAATCATATGGAAAGCCAATTATTGATGAAAGACATAGACATCGCTATGAGGTAAATAATGAATATAGAGAAGTACTTGAAGAAAAAGGTATGATGATCAGCGGTGTTTCTCCAGATGGCAAACTAGTGGAGATGATTGAATTAAAAGATCACCCATGGTTTGTTGCTACGCAAGCACATCCAGAGTTTAAATCTAGACCCAATAAAGCGCATCCTTTATTTAGAGAGTTCGTTAAAAGCGCAAAAAATAATCGACAATAG
- the rho gene encoding transcription termination factor Rho produces MENLEILTIIQLRDKAKELGIPSVTKYKKRELIEKIQMIYAEEEKTQLKARHAENRVEEIKPLEEKENPNKYSKLKDDIHESFNLKGTLQILPEGFGFLKSEDMISPEEYVYVSASQIQKFKLESGDEIKGKVRSPKEGEKYYAMLFVENVNGKTTSQIIKEEASMMNNPDKKDMSRYSKSQIGILEVNPDGFGFLRTNNYLTGENDIYVSPSQIRRYKLRTGDKIVGKIRIPNEGEKFDALLYVESVNGDVPETVVNRPNFEKLTPIFPEEKIKLETNNNTISTRIIDLFAPIGKGQRGMIVAAPKAGKTVLLKQVANAIAKNHPDMELIVLLIDERPEEVTDMIRSIKGDVVYSTFDQLASNHIKAAEIVLERGKRLVEQGKDVVILIDSITRFARANNLVVHPSGRTLSGGLDPESLYLPKKFFGAARNIEHGGSLTILATALIETGSRMDDVIFEEFKGTGNMELHLDRSLSEKRIFPAIDIYKSGTRREDKLLSEQELRLVFGIRKMYSNSSNADVTEKIIDTLSRTKTNEDFIHFMISKYNLK; encoded by the coding sequence ATGGAGAACCTAGAAATACTAACAATTATACAGCTGAGAGATAAAGCAAAGGAATTAGGAATCCCATCAGTTACTAAATATAAAAAACGTGAACTAATCGAAAAAATTCAAATGATTTATGCAGAAGAAGAAAAAACTCAATTAAAAGCAAGGCATGCAGAAAATAGAGTAGAAGAAATCAAACCGCTTGAAGAAAAAGAAAACCCCAATAAATATTCTAAGCTTAAAGACGACATCCACGAATCTTTTAATCTTAAAGGAACTCTTCAAATTCTCCCAGAAGGATTTGGCTTTCTAAAAAGTGAAGATATGATCTCCCCAGAAGAATATGTCTATGTTTCAGCCTCTCAAATTCAAAAATTCAAATTAGAATCCGGTGATGAAATAAAAGGCAAGGTTCGTAGCCCTAAAGAAGGGGAAAAGTATTATGCCATGTTATTTGTAGAGAATGTTAACGGAAAAACTACGAGCCAGATTATAAAAGAAGAAGCTAGTATGATGAACAATCCAGATAAAAAGGATATGAGCAGGTATAGCAAATCCCAAATAGGAATACTAGAAGTAAATCCTGATGGCTTTGGCTTCCTTAGAACCAATAATTACTTAACTGGAGAAAATGATATTTACGTATCTCCATCTCAAATTAGGCGTTACAAGCTTCGGACAGGCGACAAAATCGTCGGAAAGATTCGCATTCCAAATGAAGGGGAAAAATTCGATGCCTTACTTTATGTAGAATCTGTAAATGGAGATGTACCTGAGACCGTTGTCAATAGACCCAATTTTGAAAAATTGACGCCAATATTTCCTGAAGAAAAGATTAAGCTTGAAACGAATAATAATACCATCTCTACTAGAATTATTGACCTTTTTGCGCCAATAGGGAAAGGACAGAGAGGGATGATTGTGGCAGCACCTAAGGCTGGTAAAACTGTATTATTAAAACAGGTTGCCAATGCTATTGCAAAGAATCATCCTGATATGGAACTTATCGTTCTTTTAATTGACGAAAGGCCAGAAGAAGTTACAGATATGATAAGGTCTATAAAAGGAGATGTAGTGTATTCTACCTTTGATCAATTGGCATCGAATCATATTAAAGCTGCTGAGATTGTTTTAGAGAGAGGAAAGCGTTTAGTAGAGCAGGGCAAAGATGTAGTCATATTGATTGACAGTATTACCCGATTTGCTAGAGCAAATAATCTAGTAGTACATCCATCTGGCAGAACTCTTTCAGGTGGCTTAGATCCAGAATCACTATACTTGCCAAAGAAATTCTTTGGAGCTGCTAGAAATATAGAGCATGGTGGAAGTTTAACCATATTAGCTACAGCTTTAATTGAGACAGGCAGTCGAATGGATGATGTCATCTTTGAAGAGTTTAAGGGGACGGGTAATATGGAACTTCACTTAGACCGTAGCCTTTCAGAAAAGAGAATCTTCCCTGCCATAGATATTTATAAGTCTGGAACAAGAAGAGAAGATAAATTGTTATCAGAACAAGAATTAAGGCTTGTTTTTGGAATCCGCAAGATGTACAGCAATTCTTCTAATGCAGATGTAACGGAGAAAATCATTGATACTTTATCTAGGACAAAAACCAATGAAGATTTTATTCATTTTATGATCTCAAAGTACAATTTAAAATAA
- the rpmE gene encoding 50S ribosomal protein L31: protein MKEGIHPDYKKSIAKCACGNTFETGSVKEELKVDICSACHPFFTGKQKLVDAGGRVDKFKKKFGL, encoded by the coding sequence ATGAAAGAAGGTATTCATCCAGATTACAAAAAATCTATCGCTAAATGTGCTTGTGGAAACACTTTTGAAACAGGTTCTGTTAAAGAAGAATTAAAAGTTGATATATGTTCTGCTTGTCATCCATTCTTCACAGGAAAACAAAAATTAGTTGATGCAGGCGGTAGAGTAGATAAATTTAAGAAAAAATTCGGATTATAA
- the prmC gene encoding peptide chain release factor N(5)-glutamine methyltransferase → MKISQILNKAVLQLKECNKPSPRLDAEVILANLLEVERLYFILHKDQDIQEDLVEEYKQLIGRRCKGEPVAYIVGHQEFMGLDFIVNKKVLIPRPDTEILVEYVVEYIKQREEDVNILDIGCGSGAIGLSIASQFPKSQVTLVDISPEALELAKENARKLNIKNGQFVLSDCFESISDKYHIIVSNPPYIPAKDIEDLQIEVSTYEPRGALDGGIDGLDFYRRIATEAKEYLLKGSLLAFEIGYNQGNAVIEILKENDYKHVKKLKDLGGNDRIVVGELKTGSKK, encoded by the coding sequence ATGAAAATTAGCCAAATCTTAAATAAAGCTGTTTTACAATTAAAAGAATGCAATAAGCCTTCCCCTCGCCTAGATGCAGAGGTAATTTTAGCAAATTTACTAGAGGTAGAGCGATTGTATTTTATACTACATAAAGACCAGGATATACAAGAGGATCTTGTAGAGGAATATAAACAGCTTATAGGCAGAAGATGTAAAGGAGAGCCTGTGGCTTATATTGTAGGTCATCAGGAGTTTATGGGCTTAGATTTTATAGTCAATAAAAAGGTACTGATTCCAAGACCAGATACAGAAATTCTAGTAGAGTACGTAGTAGAATATATAAAACAAAGAGAAGAAGATGTAAACATACTTGATATTGGATGTGGTAGCGGTGCCATTGGTTTAAGTATAGCATCACAATTTCCTAAGTCACAAGTAACCCTAGTAGATATATCACCTGAAGCCTTAGAGCTTGCCAAAGAAAATGCCAGGAAATTAAATATTAAAAATGGTCAATTTGTCTTAAGTGATTGTTTTGAGAGTATAAGTGACAAATATCATATTATCGTATCAAATCCTCCTTATATCCCAGCAAAGGATATCGAAGATCTTCAAATAGAAGTAAGCACTTATGAGCCAAGAGGTGCCCTAGACGGTGGTATAGATGGCTTAGATTTTTACAGAAGAATTGCTACAGAGGCAAAAGAATATCTCTTAAAAGGTAGCCTTTTAGCCTTTGAAATAGGTTATAATCAAGGAAATGCAGTTATAGAGATATTAAAAGAGAATGATTACAAACATGTAAAGAAGCTGAAGGACTTAGGTGGAAATGACCGGATTGTAGTAGGAGAATTAAAAACAGGTAGTAAAAAATAA
- a CDS encoding ammonium transporter: MNTGDTSFIFMSTALVFLMTPGLAFFYGGMVRRKNVLNTIMSTFFIAGLASILWVIVGYSLSFGKDLGGIIGNLQWFGFNGVTWNPNGDYAATIPHNLFASFQMMFAIITPALITGALVERMKFSSLFMFIVLWSFLVYYPMAHMVWGVGGLIRELGAIDFAGGNVVHISSGVSALVASIMLGKRKGYGMTDYHPHNIPLVVIGASLLWFGWFGFNGGSALGANGLAVHALITSNTSAAMALLTWMFIEKITRGKPTLLGAATGAVVGLVAITPGAGFVPIWASIIIGALVSPICYFGVSTIKHKFGYDDALDAFGCHGIGGIWGAIATGLFAHRSIHSATQWNGLFFGDTRLFTAQVVSILITIILAVVGTFAIMKVLQFFMEIRVNHMEEIEGLDKAEHSENAYPSFTGMD, encoded by the coding sequence ATGAATACAGGAGACACATCTTTTATCTTCATGTCAACAGCACTCGTTTTTCTTATGACACCAGGGCTTGCTTTTTTTTATGGTGGTATGGTTCGCAGAAAAAATGTATTAAATACCATCATGTCTACATTCTTCATAGCTGGATTAGCATCTATTCTATGGGTTATAGTGGGGTATTCCCTATCCTTTGGAAAAGATCTAGGAGGAATAATTGGAAACCTACAATGGTTTGGATTTAATGGTGTAACTTGGAATCCCAATGGAGATTATGCAGCTACGATACCCCATAACCTTTTTGCATCCTTTCAAATGATGTTTGCCATTATAACACCAGCACTTATTACGGGTGCATTGGTAGAGCGAATGAAATTTTCATCTCTGTTTATGTTTATCGTATTATGGTCTTTCCTAGTTTATTATCCAATGGCTCATATGGTATGGGGCGTTGGAGGATTAATAAGGGAACTTGGAGCTATTGATTTTGCAGGTGGAAATGTTGTACACATTAGTTCAGGTGTTTCAGCCTTAGTAGCATCTATCATGCTGGGGAAGAGAAAAGGATATGGGATGACAGATTATCATCCCCATAATATACCTCTTGTCGTAATAGGGGCATCTCTACTGTGGTTTGGATGGTTTGGGTTTAATGGTGGTAGTGCACTTGGAGCTAATGGTTTAGCAGTTCATGCACTTATTACATCGAATACTTCCGCCGCAATGGCATTGCTTACATGGATGTTTATAGAGAAAATCACGAGAGGTAAGCCAACCTTGTTAGGAGCGGCTACGGGTGCAGTAGTTGGCCTTGTAGCGATTACCCCAGGTGCAGGTTTTGTACCTATATGGGCATCAATTATTATTGGCGCTCTTGTAAGCCCTATTTGTTATTTTGGAGTAAGTACCATAAAACATAAGTTTGGCTACGATGATGCCTTAGACGCATTCGGATGTCACGGCATAGGAGGTATCTGGGGGGCAATTGCCACTGGACTATTTGCACATCGTTCTATTCATTCTGCTACTCAATGGAATGGACTTTTCTTTGGTGATACAAGATTATTCACAGCACAAGTAGTGAGCATTCTGATTACTATTATTTTAGCGGTAGTTGGAACTTTTGCCATAATGAAAGTCTTGCAATTTTTTATGGAGATTCGAGTAAACCATATGGAAGAGATAGAAGGGCTTGATAAGGCAGAGCATAGTGAAAATGCATATCCTTCATTTACAGGAATGGATTGA
- a CDS encoding P-II family nitrogen regulator, with protein sequence MKKIEAIIRPCALEELKDVLSKMDINGLTISQVMGCGNQNGWKEYYRGSEIFMNVLPKIEVSVVVQDEKVDHIINTIINVVKTGEIGDGKIFVSDVERVIRIRTGEEGTDALD encoded by the coding sequence ATGAAGAAAATTGAAGCAATTATAAGGCCATGTGCTTTAGAGGAGTTAAAGGATGTACTATCTAAAATGGACATAAATGGCTTGACAATAAGTCAGGTCATGGGCTGTGGAAATCAAAATGGATGGAAAGAATATTACAGAGGTTCAGAAATTTTTATGAATGTGCTTCCAAAGATTGAAGTAAGCGTTGTAGTTCAAGATGAGAAGGTAGACCATATCATAAATACAATCATCAATGTAGTGAAAACAGGAGAAATAGGAGATGGTAAAATTTTTGTAAGCGATGTAGAGAGAGTTATTAGAATTCGTACAGGTGAAGAGGGCACAGATGCTTTAGATTGA